The window TTGGTAGATGGACCTGGTAATCTAGGTAATGTTCTTTATTTAACTGATGTTCTGCAAAGGAGGTAATTTTTTTGACTGGTGTGGAGAACCAAAGTTAAAAATTGTGATGGAGGGAAGAAATGCCAAGGTGTTAACGTAAGTGTCCTTCAGGACGTTACAACTTCCCTGACACAAAGACAAATGGAACAAGTGCAACAGCTTAAATTGGTGGCCTCATGACCTCAGCTCTTGGAGGTCCAAGGTCGCTGTCATGGACTTCTGGAGCAACTATTAAAAACCAATCGCGTATGCCACTGACGTACAGGCACAAGGAGTCAAAAGTACATGACCTTCTCAGCAAGTTTCTTTGAGATGCAAACAAGAATCTGACTACTCGGAGAAGCTAAGCCTTTTTAGTTTAATGAAGAAcaaattatctttatttctcCCATAAAATTGTGGCTAGACAGCGTATTGCTTGTTTTCAATATTATATGGGAGTTTAGTGGTGTTTAACAGTGTTAACAGTGTTAGCAATTTCAGAGCATGAATATCTGAAGCTGATCTTGTTCCAGCCTCTCTAATCTCTAGTGAATACAACTTCCTCCATTAATGTTCACACGATGCTGTTTTCATCACACTGGCCTCCTCTGTGCAGAGTCAAGGACCTAATCAAATACATAATCAATCAATCTGCTGGTCAGATACAAACAGCAAGCAAAAGACTTCTTTGTGTCCTACACAATGGCCTTTTTCGAAGAGAAATGAACCATTGGTTTCTAATAATATGTAATACACCCGTAACACGTAAGGGGCCTGCACGCCGCGCAAGAGCCTGCGGTGCTCTGAAGAAACCCCATGACTGAATTCCAGAAAAGGAACATTTCTGATGGGTTACTCAGATTGCCCTGACTGGTGTTTTGGAATTACACAGTACAGAAGAACTCTAAAAAGCTGTCTGCACTCACTGGAGTCAAAAGTTTCTTACAAGTCAACAAAACACAGCAGTGGGCAGCTGTTTGGATGAACTTTGTTGCTACAGAACTCcactcctctctgcagagcagaatGGAAAGCCACAAACCAGCAATGGTTTTTAAACGCCTCTCTCTGATTGCCAAAAGCCAACAAGAGAGTTATATGACATCCATCcttgttttatctcctttttttggagacagtaactacCGTCTTGAGATCCTCACGACACTGCAATAAGACTGAGTTGAAAGCAATTTATGTGGGCAAGTGTGACCACATCCTTTTCTAACAAAGTCAGTCACAACACTTTACTGGTGTTATGCTGTAAAAAACCTCCAGAAAAGCAAATGTAATACATCATTAAAGCTTTGATATAAACTATGTAACCAAATAAACTTAATGTGCATATAAATTGCACTATACAACTTGGATCCTGTCCATACTTGGTAAGAATATGCTTATCATGAAACCTTAAGCATTAACAGTCCCTAACTGATGTATTAAAGTAACTAATTTTGCTAAAGTTAATGTTAAAAAAGCCATTACCTCTATTTTAGGTGAGCAGGGAACACTACAGAGAATCACTTCAAAGCTTGTATTAGCATAAGCCAGTAAAATTCAATTGATAAACACTTTTTACAACCATATGGAATATAAATAGTTTTCTACGCCAGTGTCATAGAAGTCTTTGTAACAGTGCCTTAACTTCactataaaatgaaatatagtCAAATTACTTATGTAAAATCCATGCACCTTTAGAGATGCTACACCTGTCAATTTACTTTGATGTAATTACTTCCGAGCATACACTCTCTGGTGTTCCATTTGAAACTTACTCTACTTCGTTTTATGTAGAAGACTTGTGGAAAAATCCTTAAGATATTTATGCAGTAGAAATTTCAATAGGAGCTTGAACAGCGTTCCTGTAAATTTGCTTTATTGCATCTTTCAATAGACCAAAACACTTTTTATTAGCTAACGTGAAGAAATTCCAGTATCATCACCACAGCAGCACCAACTCAAGACTTCTGGAAATCATTGTGGCTGGTGCACAAACACAATAAGCAATGGCCCATTATAACCACTAGTGcagttttaaatatctttatttaaatagacaaaataaatatttgatataGCTAACCAAAGtaccacagctttttttttttttttgaagcacagATATCGAAGTAACATGAGTGCCACCTTCTGGTTTAGGCATGAAAACACTTTGGGCTGTGCATATTGCATTCAAAACTTCTAACTGAAGGgtgtaggtttttttctttttttttctttttttttttttttaagaattagaaTGTTTATCTTCAACATTCACAGAACGTTGTAAGAACAAAAATAGTTAAATGCAAGAATTCAGTAAGACTTGCTTATCTTTAGTGCCTGGagaaaaacaactaaataaaTGCTGCATGagtatttttccccaaatttaaCTTCACAGATGTCAAATCCTACTAAAACACACGAATGaccataattttaaataaatacttaaatgcAGAGGCTTCTAATACAAGACGTAGTCTTGGAATCAATGTACTTTGAAGTATATTCTACCAATTCTTTTCTACCctaaaaaattcctttttattaaTTGAAATGTGTGCATCTCCTATCCAGGAAATGACAGAAACCAACAAAGGAAGACTGAGAAATTCAGCAAATGTACTACTGCAAATGGCacaaagaactgcagcccattTTATATTTGCTGCAACAGTCAAATCACAAAATTGTTGAGAAAATATGGGTAAACTACAATCCACTTTGAGTTCAAGTCCATTTGCACATTACTAGCTGTGCAGTGGTAAAAAAAGTTGgacttcttttgtttcatttcacacAACACCCACAAAAGTACATCATTATTATGTCAGAGAGTCATTCGATAACAGCTACCAAAGGTGTTCCAGAGCAACTGCAATTCAAGAAACCAATTTGCCACAAATCAAGTGTTGCACCCACTGCACATATAAATACAACTGCAGCCTCTTTGTACTTACAGTAGTAAAAACAATTTACCAACAGCATTGGTTCTGGGTCTCTTAGTTTTCCCCTGTATTAAACATGGGCTGGAAGTATGTGAGCCCACATCCTGGGTGATACCACACTGGATCAAAGCTGTAATTCTGTATGGCATCATGTCATACAGACTTCTCAATTTTGTCTCTCAACATTTCAGCTCCCCATGTCATTTCACACTGATACATGCCCACATGTCACCCACTTTTCTCCATAGGCTAAGAAGCCACTGCTAGATAAACGTTTTAACTTCACAACTCCGCATATTTCTTCTGTATATTGACTTCCTGTCAATTGGAATCATACTCCTCAAATACATATGGCAActtatgtaatttttaaaatgtataaccCTTTTGAACAAAACCCCTTCATGTGTTGATGTCCCAGCAAATTCTCATTCAGATTATGAAGACAGTCGGTTATTGCACCTGTATCTCACAGTAGCGAGCACTTCCAGGAAGAGGACCAAGTCTCTTTCCACAGTTGCCATGCCCTTACTTTCTTATTCTAAAGCAGCAACGGTTCAGGATGCATTCATCAGCATTTAATCAACTCCTTGTTTGTCAAAGGTTCTCCAACGACTTCATCACGCATGAACTGTTCCTAAAGACAGCAAACAGAATTTTAGTTGATTTTCGTTATTTTTGGGTCTcctctccctcaaaaaaaccaccagataaacattttgttttctagcCTGGGTATAGGTGGTATGAAACTGTCTCCCAAAACATGAAAACCATAACATAGCTACTAGGTAAGAAAAACCATTAGGCTAGCTCATAGGGCTGCTAGAGTCATAGACAGACCCTGCCACCACTGATGTTTTGCCAGTGTTCGACCCCACGCTTACACAAGCAGGCATTTTTTGAACCCCAAACACGGCAGAAGGAGACCAGAAAACCAAGAGATGACGCATGAGCCGCAGTCACAAACAGCAGAGCCACGAGCTCACCCAACTCTATCCCACCTTTACCACGGCCTTTTAAAAGCTGCCACCGCGCCTTCCTCAGGGGGCGGCGCGGCAAACCGAGCCGCCGACGGGGCACGCaggccgccgcctccccgcacCCACCTGGTCGTAAATGACGCGCAGGATAAGGGAGCAGCTAGGGCAGGTGGCCACGTCCTCGCCGTTCTCCAGGTCCTCCTGCAACAGTCCCCAGGAAGGAGACAGTCACCGACCCACCGCATCTCCGacccacacacacagacaccccgCGGCCGGCGGAGGCGGGGCCGCGGCCTAGCGCTACTTCCAccctccatctccctccctccctccccgcccgccgtTACCCGCGTGATGAGGAAGCGGTCCCCGCAGGGGCACGGGTAGCTGTAGGTCTCGGTCTCTTCATCGTACTCGAAGTCCTCGATCTCCACCTCATCGTGGAACACCGACATggcgccccggggagggggggaggaagagacgGGAGGAGGCGGAAGGGACGCAGGAGCGGACGCCCTCTATCACGTGACGAGGGCGGGGCGAGAGGGGGGTCACGTGACGTGGCACCGGGTAGGGGGTTGTTGCTGCGGTAGGGCGCGCGACCCGGGGGTTTGTcgggggggagtgagggggagAGCGTGGGGCGGGGGGACCCTCCCTAGTTTGTCCTCTCATGGTGGCGGGAAGTAGTTTGGTGGCCTCGGCCCACCCTCGGCGGCTGGTACCCTCCGCTACTCGGCCTTGAGGGTTATTCCCCGCCCCGGCCTCCTGCCCGCCTCGCAGGCGGCGCGGCGATCCCGAGCGGCTGAGGGGGACACGGAAGGGTACTGCCGCCACCTTGTCCTTCCCCGCCTCCATGGGCCGAGGCGGGAGGGCGGCCCTCCAGCCTTTCGTGCCGCCCCGCTTCAGCCAAGGGCAGGCTtctcccgttcccccccccgtCCTTGGGCCCCTTAATGCTAGTTGAAAGGGGGAAAGCTTTTTTGGGTGATGATTTTTACAGGAGGGACAGTTTGGTTAGAAGGATATGTATCTCTTACCGATCTGGGCACTTGCTTTTGGTAAAAGATGTCTTATCCTGCTTGCTTCAGTGTCCTTGCTTGCCCCTCAACACTCTCTTGCATTAACTTATCTAGTAGGTTGCTCTTAGGTGTGGTAGGAGTTGACTAAAAGTAACTCTCTCCCTTCAGATACTGATGTAGgactgaggaaaagaagagatGCGGTCATAGATCTCAAGTGATATTAACCCAGGGCCAGAGGGTAAGGAGAACGAATGAATTGCTTGATTATAATTCTAAGTGAGAAGGAGTCATATACAAAAGAAACACTCATTTCTGTCTGCAGAGCAAAGGAAGATGGGGAGTATTTGGAATGGCTGTTTCTGTAAGGGCTTGggtaagaagagaaggaaaaataaagggagaacaTCCCACCAGACAGGAGCTTGGGAGGCTGAAGCACTGCGCTTCTTGGAGGGCAAGGAGTTGCCAAAGAGCTGGATGAGCCAAGAAAATTGCCGAGATGGCAGATGGGGGAGAGGCTGTTCGCATTTTGTAAAAGCATGACTCAGACTTTCATATGGTAGAGGAGAACGAGGGCTCattaaaagatattttggaaTTTATTAGTTACAGTGTAAAAATTGCAGTtgatttttattgtgctttttcaGGATTGGAAAGTGATTGATGATGGTGTAAATGGAACAAGTATCTTGAACTACTGTTCAACAGTTGTTTTTAATTTAGGGTAGAGTCTCAGTCTTAAAATAGTCTGTATCAATAGAATCTTTCAGCTCTGACTTCAAAGTTGTAGCTTGTACAATAAAATAAGcctgacatttattttgttttcagtattatGTATTGATACtgaacttttgtttgttttggttttgttttacattttcatgTGTAGAACTGAACGCATTTGCTTTCTAAAGTGGTAGCAGTGAAAATAAGAATAAGGCTGGTTTTAAGTGCCTGTCAACATAAGCAGCAGAATTAAACTAAATATAAATAAACGATCCAGAATCTTTGTAGTGGATTTTAAAGTTAGGCTACCTAATTTACCAGCAGATGTCGCTGTGTTTACTAGCAATTAATTACGGAAAGGGTTTTGAGGATGTGAGGTGAGtaaaaaaaactatgaaaaaagaataattaaatctTTATTCTCAGTCTTTGGCCTCTGAAGCAGAGCGCTGGATTTTATGTGGTTCATTGTGATGATTTAATTAGTCACAGCTATTGGCATAAACAGCTTACATAAGGATGTCTACTTTCAAACATCCTTCATTTTTACTTTGAATTAGTTAATGTGGTAGAgtgaaaagcttgaaaacatgaaTCAAAAAGCATCTGAAAGCCTAAAAAAGTAGATGTAGATGGATATAATCAAGATCTGCTATCTAAAAGGCTCCAGATTATAAAATGATCTCATGAATTTGAGTTGCTTAATGATTTGTAAGCACTCAGGGTTTGCAGACTGAACATGCTGATATAGAGGAGTGTGACTTCTTCATTAGATGTGTACTTTGTCTtgctaaaataaattaagaatgtTAATACTTTTGTTACCAGTAGTTTGTCCACATTTGCatggagaaaatgctgaagtattttgtttaaatatgGTACTCTGTAGATGCTATggcaaaaaaaagtttaagtaatTTTGCTCACTGGTGGTagatgaattttaaataattccaCTTTGAAAAGTTGCAAGCTGCTGtgaaattaaatgctgaaaagctattaaaaattatgGACAGTTTAAATCTGCAGGAAGTATTTTTTGTGCTTGAAAGTGGGCATTTTGAGTAGTTACAGTAAATGTATTCCATTTCCGAGCAGCCTAATTTATGAAAGCTCTGCCTCCCGTTTGTACAAGATTACAAACAGGACAAATTACTAAGTGACCAGCCAACACAGCTGTTAGTGAAAGCCTAGAGAGTATAGGCCTGATTAGTTAAACAAGATGGATCATTGCCATTTCAAAggattcaaaatgaaaaacaaaaacattttgaaaataaattacatgctTTTAAAGAATGCAGGAAAAGAGATTTAAATGGAAGTAAAAGATTAAGAATGCTTTAAAGAAGTAATGGACTGCATCATAGAAATAATATGATAATTGGATAGGTGATGATAATATGATAGGGAATTATGCTAATccattttaggaaaaacaaaggcagatttACGAGCAATGAGAAATATCTCTTCACTTACTATGAGCCTGTTCCTACACTTTGTAAGTGAAGGATATTTGTGACTTATTTTGAATATTGTACATGTCAGTTTATCTTTCTCTGTCATAGCTCTGTTTGAGCGTGCAGTTTTGAAGCTTCACACCATGTTTCCACTGTAGCTTGTGTCTGCTACTTCCTTAACTCTTTAGAGATGTAGGTATTGTGTAGAATATATGGAAGTATGAGGGATTTAcgtgtttttaaataaacctgtaaacaaagttttatttagTGTTTATAAAATTTTCCAACTAGAATGCTTTCTTTATCAATAGAAAGGGAATGCATATTCAGTGTTTGTCTGATCTTCTTCCAAATAAAATTGTTGTTTAAGCATTGAGAATCGGAGATATGTTGGCTGCAAGGGACTTCTGAGGGTCACCTAGTCAAAGCTCCTGCTTGGAGCATGACGGTTGCCAGCACTGGACTAGGCCAGCCCCAGGTGCAGACCTTTGTACTTCTTTAAGTTCATGAGGTTTCTGTTTTCCAGTCCTGCAGTGTCTCAGTGTTCCTTTGAAGTGAGGCCACATCACTCAGCGTGTCAACCATCCCTCTAATTTAGCATGGTACATTCTGTCTCTTCACCCAACTTAGTGATAAAGTTACTGAACGGTACCAGCCCTGATAACAACCCCAGAATACTCTTACTGTTGCTAGCCAGCAACTGAAGCAACTTGAAGCCATCAAGCCTTCAATTCACTCTGCCTGCCCAGCCAGTTTTCAACCACTCCAACAGTCCATCTGGCCGCAGCTTCCTAAGGAGTATGCTATGAGAGATGGTGTGAAAAGCCACAGGGAAGTCAAGGTATATTCATAGAATCGTAGATTGTATCCACTGCTGTCCCCTTAGCTGCGTGATCAGGCATTTCCTCACAGTCAGCGTTCAAATTTGTCAAACATAATTTGGCCTTGGTAAATCTGTGTTGAATCTCCCTGATTACTTTCTTAGCTTTcacacagccaaggggacaagcTCTGAGCATTTTTCCAGAGATTGAGGTGGTGCTGACTGGACATAGGAACTGCTTCTTGCCTCTCTTAAAAATGACCATGCGTTAGCCTTTTTCTTGTTAATTGGTGACTTTCTCTGAGAACTGTGTTTCGTAGGTAATAGATAAACAGTTGCCTCGCAAACGTGTTAGCCAAGCCTCTTAGCAACCTTGAGTGTAACCTGTCTGGCTCTGTGCATTTGAATACATCCAGCTTCTCTAAGCAGTTGCTGGCCCTACTTCTACTTATGCCTCTCCTTCCTCGATGCTGCTGGTACCAGCAGAGGTCTGGGTGCAGGCTTTGCCTGTGAAGACTGAGGGAAAACGTTGAGTACTTCAGTCTTTTCCGTATCATCTGTGACTAGGTTGTCTTTCCCGTCAATCGATGGCTGCACATTTTCACTTCTTTGTGATACTTTCGtacttttaaaattccttattGTTACCCTGTATGTCTATTGCTAGTTTtagctccagctgagctttggccTTTCTGATTTAATGGAAATACAGGGTGAAAATAAGGCATGTCAAACAGTGggtattttatttaacaaatatttatatgGATTTTTCAGGAGCTGGTGATTCTGAAGACAGCCTAGTCATCATGGCTCATGCTACTATTCATGTGGGGTTTACTGTTCCTCATTTACTGAGAGGTGCTAGCAGGATTTTTCCCACTCATTCAGCATTGGTGGTGTTGAGGCACTCTGCTTTTTGTTACTGCACAGTGAACGGGTATGTTATCCACatacaaaaccttttttttttttaaaaaaaaaaaagtcatagtaACACCGTCAAAATGAAGCTGAGAAATTATTACAGACCTATAAATACTTATTTAACTcccaaatatatatttgtatttaattcttGTTTGGACTTATGTCATCTGTTGTCTGGATTGCTCTGGTAAATTGTTACGTTAATAGAAATTCCTATCTAGCATAGCTGTCAAAATGACAATtatctttgtttggtttttgttgcagcacaataaaatcaaaaaggaaaatggatcATCTAGACAGGACAGCAAATAATTTTCGCCAAGAGGTTAGTGTTCTGTTCTTTAGgatgtaagtaatttttttttggtgtgaagaAACTGGATAATGGTATTTGATTCTTAGGCTTCATTTTGTCTTCTACTGGAGtctgttttacttcttttctcctcatttttcattttgatattgTAAAGTAAGTGTATTTTGTGGTCAATGGGTGAAATGTAATGAGTTATAAAAATTGTCAGTGACGTGTAATGCTGCGTAATTTATGTTGAACAAGAAATTTAATAGAATTCTGGTCAAGTATGGATTATGATAAGTAATGAAAGCACACTGAAACCCATCATCTCTACACAGGCTTCTCAGATTTTTATGGATTTCTACAATTCTGGTTCaaatttgagattaaaaaaatgcgGCAAATGTCCTTTTATAGGTGGTAAGATTAAAAAGTGTAGATATTTTGAAGGGAGACATGACAGTTGCAAAAAGGATCTTACTTTGTATCTATTTTAATTCAGAAGTACAAGGAAGATAGAGCATTGCTCTCTGTCAAAATCCAGAAATGCTAATTCTGAATCTCAGTTTTGTGCAGCAAGCATTCTTTTTCATTATGCTCAGAGGTGAACATACTCTTGTACTTCATATAGGTATTTCCTTTCTGTAATTAGCTAAAgtagatgttttaaaatttttaaatactggaagaATATGACTTCAGGTCTCAAAAACGTTTCACCAGTGAAAcaattctgcatttttcttaGACTTTTCAGCAGAAGTATGGCActtttttggctgaaaaaaatctcGTCTTTAATTCCCAGGAACTGGGAAACAGTGCCCagtctttctccatttttagTTAGCTTCTCTCAGTGTTAAGGAGTAGCCGTTTGTGACAGGCCAGTCCTGTGTGTGTCACAAAGCAGGACAAACTCTGTGTTCTCAAATGCCCTAACAGTTATTAATGTGCATGTATGTACGTCATTAAGTCTTCTGCTACATTTTTCCCTTACTATGGGTATAGTTGAGAATAAGTCACAGGCCTAGATTAGCATTGCTCATGGACATATGGCTTCTCAGGTGGATCCAGTTTATGCCAAATTAACTCAGTACATGGACAGAATGAGTATGGAGACGGCTACGGACAGATGCACGTTCTTGTTTACTTCTGACATGAAAAAAATGCTTGCACTTGAGTTTTGCAACCATGTGTTTTTTATCTTGGATATTTCTGATTGCTTGGCTGGATTACTTTTTCGGCTCAACATAAATGCTGGGTAGCTGGAAAATATGTGGAAAATGGATACTTATGAGGTTTTGGAAGCTCTGAGGTGGTGCAGGGAACCGTGTAAGGTTTGAGAAAGAAGTTGTATGGGATAGGTGAAAGAGCAGGGCTCAGTTCTGGTACTGCAAATTCTCTGCATATCAGAGGattatgctgtttcttttttaatgcttgaTTTATTCTTTGTTACTTTATTTCTGACTGCcttaaaatcagtttattttaaatcctCTGCTTGGTTTTAAATTCCATATAATCAGCAGTTGGCTTCCCTCAGTCTGTATTGCCTTATTTGGCCACTTCAGTCCTGTAGAAAGATGAAAGAATCGTAGGTCTGTGTTACATTAGCGTGCATGCTACACAATATTGCCTGTTGAAGAGTGGTAATGGGAAGGACCAGGGCAAGAAAAAGTGCCTAACGCTTTCTTGAAATACAACAGCAAAGTCTGGAGTCCTCTGTCCTCCTCCCTCTCACTGCAGCCTTGCTCTGGGTCTGTTGGATACTCTTGTGATGGTCCAAAATACTGGTTGAACATATTTGATCACCCTGATTCAAATTCAATTTTTGCAATAACTTCATAAGAATTAaatttccagtgctctgtcagaTGTATCAACCAAAGAACAAATTAGAGAGTGTACTGAAGAGTAAAGAAGGGAATGAAGAAGATCCAAACTTAATGTCCATTTCCTGCGCTTAAGGTTTCTCTATCAGAACAACCATTTAAATCATGTATCTGACATTTCTCTCATTAACTTAGAGTGATTGCTTTCCCCTTTTAATACTGTCTGCtaaagtggaaaagaaatgtatgctactttattttaaattggcaaATGTCCTGCTGTTTAATGGGACAGTGGATGTGTTCAGATGTTGgtttatgaataaattaatttcctgcCATGTGTTTTAAATTAGAGCATAGTTGCTTAAAGTTTAAATAGTTCTTTAATCTGTTTGATGTTACACAAATGAGAAACGGTACAGTTGTGGTGGTATTATTAGTATTTCCTAGTGTGGTAAATGACATCTGAATTTTTTAACGGAGTGAGATCTGCATATTGGCCTATGTAGAAAATATTTAGGGCATTACTCTCTGTGTAGAGGAAAAAGGCTAATAATTATAACTCAAAAATAGttgaggaggaagggcagggaggggaagggaagaaaatccaCATTGTATTGGTGGGCATCAGAGTTTAAGTGGGGAGCTCCTCCCCGATGGTTCTGTTacaaaatctgcttttcatttagaaaagcattatttttcataatttatttttttaaaactctttaaaagtGGTATCAGCTATGGCTCTTACATCCCCTCCCATCTGGTTGCCAAACAAAAACTCTTCTGTTAGCTTGCAATGAATGCTTGTGTCACTGTTTCCCCGTGTTCATAGATCACATATGTGGTCAAATGGGTATGCGTCTAAAAGCAGTAACACAAGGCTCGttggttttctttcattaatgCGTTACGCATTAATGCATAACCTTTCAGTAGTGCATTTAATTACTTAAATAAAACTAGATACAGATCCAGAATTCTCCCTGGGACTTCAGTTGCAGCTGATATTTTATGAGTTTTCTTTGTCAGTCTTTATATCAGAGATCTTTTACTTTGTTGCTGGAAAGATACAGGAGCGTTTGCCTTGTATAGATGTCAAAAGAATCTAGAAAGTGGTAACTAGCAATCGCTTCTTTTTATCATTATGTTCtcttcaactgaaataaaataagtttGTATATAATCTTGGAATAAACCTGACAAAAGTGCCACACGTGGTGGACTGTAAGTAGAAAACCATTTCTCCGTTCAGTGACTGTGTAAGtgaatctatttttatttctctaccCCAGTGAAAAAATATTGGTGCTTTAGGTAATGAAATGCCACAGGTAACACGCAAAGCGGTAGGTGTCTCATACACAGATTCTTGAGTACTTTTCCTGCAAATGATATCTACGTAACACAATggtgtattttccttttgttagGTAATTTCACAAGCAAAAGTGTGTGGAATCACCAATGAATCGAAGACAGTCAAAAGACTTCGTTTGGCTATTGCAAATAAAGATTTTACTTTCAAAGCAGGACAGTGGTAAGATCTTCCAATATTTGTGGGGGAAATTACcaacaaaatattaaaaggcCTGTGATACTTGAGCTCTGGAAAAAACCATTAATTTATATAATGTGATGTTTTATTATTGAGTGCTCTGTGAAATAGCTGACATTTCATATAATTTTATgctaaaattagttttaaaagggCAAAAATCAATATTCTTTAAATGTTCAGTTTGattgtttcagtattttcctctGGTTTATGTATATTACATTGTTTCTTCAAGAATACTTTG of the Larus michahellis chromosome 2, bLarMic1.1, whole genome shotgun sequence genome contains:
- the DPH3 gene encoding diphthamide biosynthesis protein 3 isoform X2, with translation MSVFHDEVEIEDFEYDEETETYSYPCPCGDRFLITREQFMRDEVVGEPLTNKELIKC
- the DPH3 gene encoding diphthamide biosynthesis protein 3 isoform X1, with protein sequence MSVFHDEVEIEDFEYDEETETYSYPCPCGDRFLITREDLENGEDVATCPSCSLILRVIYDQEQFMRDEVVGEPLTNKELIKC